Proteins from a genomic interval of Apium graveolens cultivar Ventura unplaced genomic scaffold, ASM990537v1 ctg5824, whole genome shotgun sequence:
- the LOC141702875 gene encoding protein PLANT CADMIUM RESISTANCE 2-like produces the protein MYSSHSNEYDKYSGIPQPTAPPPAPQSYESKGIVTGVPVNSSSGEYTSYSDNSRPPPPARVPLQILPKTRGPWSTGLCECFSDPANCCITFWCPCITFGQIAEIVDKGSSSCGTSGALYALIACVTGCACCLSCFYRTKLRQQFFLHETPCADCLVHCCCEQCALCQEYRELKHQGFDLSIGWHGNAEKHNRETEMEPVAPVVHEGMSR, from the exons ATGTACTCTTCACATTCTAATGAGTATGACAAGTATTCAGGAATACCACAGCCAACTGCACCTCCACCAGCACCACAGTCATATGAGAGTAAAGGAATTGTCACCGGGGTTCCAGTGAACTCCAGCAGTGGCGAATATACTAGTTACTCTGATAACAGTCGTCCTCCTCCGCCTGCTCGTGTTCCGCTTCAAATTCTGCCTAAGACTAGAGGTCCTTGGTCTACTGGCCTTTGCGAGTGCTTCTCCGATCCTGCCAACT GTTGCATTACATTTTGGTGTCCATGTATTACTTTTGGACAAATTGCAGAGATTGTGGACAAAGGATCTTCAT CTTGCGGAACGAGTGGAGCTCTATATGCCCTGATAGCTTGTGTGACGGGGTGTGCTTGCTGCCTCTCCTGCTTTTATCGAACAAAGCTAAGGCAGCAATTCTTCTTGCACGAAACTCCTTGTGCCGACTGCTTGGTGCATTGTTGCTGTGAGCAATGCGCTTTGTGTCAAGAATACCGTGAGCTCAAGCACCAAGGCTTTGACCTGTCCATAG GATGGCATGGGAATGCGGAGAAACATAACCGTGAAACAGAGATGGAACCGGTTGCTCCAGTGGTTCATGAAGGAATGAGCCGCTAG
- the LOC141702876 gene encoding uncharacterized protein LOC141702876, giving the protein MEVEGGSAEKELERRSNFLSSLIKKKKATEQEEQHDRLNVRVRASDMPISLQNRAFSCARDNLDSMSRKLDNKSLALALKKEFDTSYGPAWHCIVGTSFGSYVTHSVGGFVYFSIDNVHVLLFRTAVEPMDH; this is encoded by the exons ATGGAAGTGGAGGGGGGATCAGCAGAGAAAGAGCTAGAGAGAAGAAGCAATTTCTTGAGTAGTTTAATTAAGAAGAAAAAAGCTACTGAACAAGAAGAACAACATGATCGTCTTAATGTTCGTGTTAGGGCATCTGATATGCCCATCTCGTTGCAGAATAGAGCTTTCTCTTGTGCTAGAGACAATCTTGACTCCATGTCCAGAAAGCTTGATAACAAGAGCTTAGCTCTTGCCCTCAAGAAG GAATTCGATACATCGTATGGCCCGGCCTGGCACTGCATCGTGGGCACTAGTTTTGGCTCATATGTCACACATTCGGTAGGAGGGTTTGTATATTTTTCGATTGACAACGTTCATGTGCTTCTCTTCAGAACTGCTGTTGAGCCTATGGACCATTGA